A stretch of the Sorangium aterium genome encodes the following:
- a CDS encoding proton-conducting transporter transmembrane domain-containing protein, with protein sequence MLSDVLLGKLAALAVLSPAAAFAALGAYLLLVRTPSERVVSRVVLSTLALSLAASLAIWLSAVAAPYAFVPVALGHWFELGDYAFEVVLLVDRLSATMMLLVSLIALLVGRFSVAYLHREPGFARFFLLLALFSTGMLGLVSAGTVDLLFAGWELVGATSVLLVAFFHEREAPPRAAVRVYITYRLCDIGLLGGAVLMHDVARSSQWGEVFGGSPWPGTAASLGPGAATALALCLFLAAMGKSAQFPVGSWLPRAMEGPTPSSALFYGAISVHAGVYLMLRAAPLLQRSLAASVVVACVGAATAVYGTMVGRVQADVKGALAHATMTQVGLMFVEIGLGLYWLALVHLFAHACLRCLQLLRAPSALRDAQDIRAAHAGEPLPHLGLAGRLLPAALVRRAYWLSLDRFHLEGLQERLVAAPLMRLGRLLDQSERRWVAALSGWPERTPAEPGDEDARDATEGAAAFQPRARGTKRART encoded by the coding sequence ATGCTGTCTGATGTGCTCCTCGGCAAGCTCGCCGCGCTCGCCGTGCTCTCTCCGGCGGCGGCGTTCGCCGCGCTCGGCGCCTACCTGCTGCTCGTTCGCACGCCGAGCGAGCGCGTCGTGTCGCGCGTCGTGCTCTCCACGCTCGCGCTCTCGCTCGCGGCCTCGCTGGCGATATGGCTCTCGGCCGTCGCGGCGCCCTACGCGTTCGTCCCGGTGGCGCTCGGCCACTGGTTCGAGCTCGGCGATTATGCGTTCGAGGTCGTCCTGCTCGTTGATCGGCTGTCGGCGACGATGATGCTCCTCGTCTCGCTGATCGCGCTCCTGGTCGGCAGGTTCTCGGTGGCGTACCTGCACCGCGAGCCGGGCTTCGCGCGCTTCTTCCTGCTCCTCGCGCTGTTCTCGACCGGGATGCTGGGGCTCGTGTCGGCGGGCACCGTCGACCTCCTCTTCGCCGGCTGGGAGCTGGTCGGCGCGACGAGCGTGCTGCTCGTGGCCTTCTTCCACGAGCGCGAGGCGCCGCCGCGGGCCGCGGTGCGCGTGTACATCACCTACCGGCTCTGCGACATCGGGTTGCTCGGGGGCGCGGTGCTCATGCACGACGTCGCCCGCTCCTCGCAGTGGGGCGAGGTGTTCGGCGGCTCGCCCTGGCCCGGGACCGCCGCGTCGCTCGGGCCCGGCGCGGCCACGGCGCTCGCGCTGTGCCTGTTCCTCGCCGCGATGGGCAAGAGCGCGCAGTTTCCCGTGGGCAGCTGGCTGCCGCGGGCCATGGAGGGGCCGACGCCGTCGAGCGCGCTCTTCTACGGCGCCATCTCGGTGCACGCCGGCGTGTACCTCATGCTCCGCGCGGCCCCGCTGCTCCAGCGCTCGCTCGCCGCGAGCGTGGTGGTCGCCTGCGTCGGGGCGGCGACGGCCGTCTACGGCACGATGGTGGGGCGCGTGCAGGCGGACGTGAAGGGCGCGCTCGCGCACGCGACGATGACGCAGGTGGGGCTCATGTTCGTGGAGATCGGGCTCGGGCTCTACTGGCTCGCGCTCGTCCACCTGTTCGCCCACGCCTGCCTGCGCTGCCTCCAGCTGCTGCGCGCCCCCTCGGCGCTCCGCGACGCGCAGGACATCCGGGCCGCGCACGCCGGCGAGCCGCTGCCGCACCTCGGGCTCGCTGGCCGGCTCCTGCCGGCGGCGCTCGTGCGGCGCGCGTACTGGCTGTCCCTCGACCGCTTCCACCTCGAGGGGCTGCAGGAGCGGCTCGTCGCCGCGCCGCTGATGCGCCTCGGGCGCCTGCTCGACCAGAGCGAGCGCCGCTGGGTGGCGGCGTTGAGCGGCTGGCCTGAGCGCACCCCCGCAGAGCCCGGCGACGAGGACGCCCGCGACGCGACAGAGGGCGCGGCGGCCTTTCAGCCCCGCGCGCGCGGCACGAAGAGGGCTCGCACATGA
- a CDS encoding endonuclease/exonuclease/phosphatase family protein encodes MERPREGSGVSGAPHGGSGIRVRSSLRVLTLNIWNRHDPWEARLELIREGLRELDPDVVGLQEVLSYEGRSLADSIADGLGYEAAFGAAHDLGGGVLFGNAALSRWPIARSQAFPLPTGETDEKRSILLAELGSPHGAIPFFVTHLNWKFHHGAVREAQVAAVADIVMREAPMEGLPPIVVGDFNAQPEATEIRFMKGLHALNQKSVYFADTFDQAGKGPGFTFDPARNPFAAITNEYPRRIDYVFVRGPDAQGRGKPLSSRVVFEEIRNGVAASDHYGVLSEISM; translated from the coding sequence ATGGAACGTCCTCGAGAAGGCTCCGGGGTCAGCGGCGCCCCGCACGGCGGATCCGGCATCCGTGTTCGCAGCTCCCTCCGGGTGCTCACCCTGAACATCTGGAACCGCCACGACCCGTGGGAGGCGCGCCTCGAGCTCATCCGGGAGGGGCTCCGCGAGCTCGATCCCGACGTTGTCGGCCTCCAGGAGGTCCTGTCGTACGAGGGCCGATCGCTGGCCGACAGCATCGCGGACGGGCTCGGCTACGAGGCCGCGTTCGGCGCCGCGCACGACCTCGGCGGCGGCGTGCTCTTCGGCAACGCCGCGCTGTCGCGCTGGCCGATCGCGCGGAGCCAGGCGTTCCCCCTGCCCACGGGCGAGACCGACGAGAAGCGCTCGATCCTGCTCGCCGAGCTCGGGTCGCCCCACGGCGCGATCCCGTTCTTCGTCACCCACCTCAACTGGAAGTTCCACCACGGCGCCGTGCGCGAGGCGCAGGTCGCGGCCGTGGCCGACATCGTCATGCGCGAGGCGCCCATGGAAGGCCTGCCGCCCATCGTCGTCGGCGACTTCAACGCGCAGCCCGAGGCCACGGAGATCCGGTTCATGAAGGGGCTGCACGCCCTGAACCAGAAGAGCGTGTACTTCGCCGACACCTTCGACCAGGCGGGCAAGGGCCCCGGGTTCACCTTCGATCCCGCGCGGAACCCGTTCGCGGCCATCACGAACGAGTACCCGCGCCGCATCGATTACGTCTTCGTCCGCGGCCCGGACGCGCAGGGGCGAGGCAAGCCCCTCTCGTCGAGGGTCGTCTTCGAGGAGATCCGCAACGGCGTCGCCGCTTCGGATCATTACGGGGTGCTCTCGGAGATCTCGATGTAA
- the cysK gene encoding cysteine synthase A, which yields MPDALSLIGGTPLVRLARISPEGGGVVYGKLESMNPGGSVKDRAALGMVLCAEREGILRRGSTIVEATSGNTGISLAMIAAVRGYRCVVVMPEDMSVERRHVLRAYGAEIVLTPEGQGMAGAVARAIEICEATPGGWMSQQFQNPANPGAHARATGLEILAQTGGDIAAFVAGVGTGGTLTGCGRVLRDQLGSAVRICAVEPTKSAVLSGRGPGPHGIQGIGPGFVPAILERSLIDEILTVTEAGASRMARRLAREEGLLVGPSSGANVHAAVEIARRVRGTIVTVLPDSGERYLL from the coding sequence GTGCCGGACGCCCTGTCGCTCATCGGCGGCACGCCGCTCGTCCGCCTCGCCCGGATCTCGCCCGAGGGCGGAGGCGTCGTCTACGGCAAGCTCGAGTCGATGAACCCGGGCGGCAGCGTCAAGGACAGGGCGGCGCTCGGCATGGTGCTCTGCGCCGAGCGCGAAGGGATCCTCAGGAGAGGGTCGACCATCGTCGAGGCGACGAGCGGCAACACGGGGATCAGCCTCGCGATGATCGCCGCCGTGCGCGGCTACCGCTGCGTGGTGGTCATGCCCGAGGACATGAGCGTCGAGCGCCGGCACGTCCTCCGCGCGTACGGCGCCGAGATCGTCCTCACGCCCGAGGGCCAGGGCATGGCCGGCGCGGTCGCCCGCGCGATCGAGATCTGCGAGGCGACCCCCGGCGGGTGGATGAGCCAGCAGTTCCAGAACCCGGCGAACCCCGGCGCCCACGCGCGCGCCACCGGCCTCGAGATCCTCGCGCAGACCGGCGGCGACATCGCGGCCTTCGTCGCCGGCGTGGGCACGGGCGGCACGCTGACCGGCTGCGGTCGCGTGCTCCGGGATCAGCTCGGCAGCGCGGTCCGCATCTGCGCCGTCGAACCGACGAAGAGCGCCGTGCTCTCCGGGCGAGGCCCCGGCCCCCACGGCATCCAGGGCATCGGCCCCGGCTTCGTCCCGGCGATCCTCGAGCGATCGCTCATCGACGAGATCCTCACGGTGACCGAAGCGGGCGCCTCGCGCATGGCGCGGCGGCTCGCCCGCGAGGAGGGGCTCCTCGTCGGGCCGAGCTCCGGCGCCAACGTCCACGCGGCCGTGGAGATCGCGCGCAGGGTGCGCGGGACGATCGTGACCGTGCTGCCCGACTCGGGAGAACGCTACCTGCTCTGA
- a CDS encoding complex I subunit 4 family protein, producing the protein MNAFPLLGTLILTPAIAALFAARARSDERARRVALIGAALTLLLSLLPLALSYAGVALTAGGPALPLLGARLRLGLDGFTITLLPLLGFVLLALLAASPRAAIDRPGAAALLATGSAILGVFCSVDLAVLAAAWVAALVPVDRLVARKGAQDPLLRRTCRIFLLGGTAPLVVAIGAIAVLAARQGAALPFDVEEIARVGVPEAWQSPLFALVGIAVLMRMAAVPFHGWLPVLLERGPLGVTILLAQMQVGVCVLVRVGATLLPVGCADGMPILAVLGLISALHGAVLALVQTDLRRLLGYLVASQKGLVLLGVASLSPQSVSGALLQSVALSIAITGLTMVVGAIEARAGTADTRELGGLVARTPRMAAFFFLLACAMIGMPGALSFVSEDLLLHGILHAHPVLAVLALTAAALNGITLFRAFQRTFLGPLRRHLKGAALEALVLRERAFLLALVALTVVLGVAPARLIAIHEPVVERVLHDVAHGAQARLAAAANRRFTDADGRATRRGGRP; encoded by the coding sequence ATGAACGCCTTTCCGCTCCTCGGGACGCTCATCCTCACGCCCGCGATCGCGGCGCTGTTCGCCGCCCGGGCGCGCAGCGACGAGCGCGCGCGCCGCGTCGCCCTCATCGGCGCGGCGCTCACCCTGCTCCTCTCGCTGCTGCCGCTCGCGCTCTCGTACGCCGGCGTCGCGCTGACCGCCGGGGGGCCCGCCCTGCCGCTCCTCGGGGCGCGCCTCCGCCTCGGCCTCGACGGCTTCACCATCACCCTGCTCCCTCTGCTCGGCTTCGTCCTGCTCGCCCTGCTCGCCGCGAGCCCGCGCGCCGCGATCGATCGGCCCGGCGCCGCCGCGCTGCTCGCCACCGGCAGCGCCATCCTCGGCGTGTTCTGCTCCGTCGATCTCGCGGTGCTCGCGGCGGCGTGGGTCGCTGCGCTCGTGCCGGTGGATCGCCTGGTCGCCAGGAAGGGCGCCCAGGACCCGCTCCTCCGGCGCACCTGCCGCATCTTCCTGCTGGGGGGCACGGCGCCGCTCGTCGTGGCGATCGGCGCCATCGCCGTGCTCGCCGCGCGCCAGGGCGCCGCCCTGCCGTTCGACGTCGAGGAGATCGCCCGCGTCGGCGTCCCCGAAGCATGGCAGTCGCCCCTGTTCGCGCTCGTCGGCATCGCGGTGCTGATGCGCATGGCCGCCGTGCCGTTCCACGGCTGGCTGCCGGTGCTGCTGGAGCGGGGGCCGCTCGGCGTGACCATCCTGCTCGCCCAGATGCAGGTCGGCGTCTGCGTGCTCGTTCGCGTGGGGGCGACGCTCCTGCCCGTTGGCTGCGCCGACGGCATGCCGATCCTCGCCGTCCTCGGCCTGATCAGCGCGCTGCACGGCGCGGTGCTCGCGCTGGTCCAGACCGATCTGCGCCGGCTGCTCGGCTACCTCGTGGCGAGCCAGAAGGGGCTCGTGCTCCTGGGGGTCGCCTCGCTGAGCCCGCAGAGCGTGAGCGGCGCGCTCCTGCAGAGCGTCGCCTTGTCGATCGCGATCACGGGGCTCACGATGGTCGTCGGCGCGATCGAGGCGCGCGCCGGTACGGCGGACACGCGCGAGCTCGGCGGCCTCGTCGCCCGGACGCCCCGCATGGCCGCCTTCTTCTTCCTGCTCGCTTGCGCCATGATCGGGATGCCGGGAGCGCTCTCGTTCGTGAGCGAGGACCTGCTCCTGCATGGAATCTTGCATGCCCATCCCGTGCTCGCGGTGCTCGCGTTGACGGCGGCGGCGCTCAACGGGATCACGCTGTTCCGGGCGTTCCAGCGGACCTTCCTGGGGCCGCTCCGGCGCCACCTGAAGGGCGCCGCGCTGGAGGCGCTCGTGCTTCGCGAGCGCGCGTTCCTGCTCGCGCTCGTCGCACTCACCGTCGTCCTGGGGGTGGCCCCGGCGCGGCTGATCGCGATCCATGAGCCGGTGGTCGAGCGGGTCCTCCACGACGTGGCGCACGGCGCGCAGGCGCGCCTCGCGGCAGCGGCGAACCGCCGCTTCACCGACGCGGACGGCCGAGCGACCCGTCGTGGCGGACGGCCGTAG